One region of Budorcas taxicolor isolate Tak-1 chromosome 3, Takin1.1, whole genome shotgun sequence genomic DNA includes:
- the GPR88 gene encoding probable G-protein coupled receptor 88: MTNSSTSTSSTTGGSLLLLCEEEESWAGRRIPVSLLYSGLAIGGTLANGMVIYLVSSFRKLQTTSNAFIVNGCAADLSVCALWMPQEAVLGLLPAGSAEPPGDWDGAGGSYRLLRGGLLGLGLTVSLLSHCLVALNRYLLITRAPATYQALYQRRHTAGMLALSWALALGLVLLLPPWAPRPGAAPPRVHYPALLAAGALLAQTALLLHCYLGIVRRVRVSVKRVSVLNFHLLHQLPGCAAAAAAFPGAPHAPGPGGAQLPAQAQPLPAALHPRRAQRRLSGLSVLLLCCVFLLATQPLVWVSLASGFSLPVPWGVQAASWLLCCALSALNPLLYTWRNEEFRRSVRSVLPGVGDAAAAAAAATAVPAVSQAQLGTRAAGQHW, from the coding sequence ATGACCAACTCTTCCAcgtccacctcctccaccaccgggggatccctgctgctgctctgcGAGGAAGAGGAGTCGTGGGCGGGCCGACGCATCCCCGTGTCCCTCCTGTACTCGGGCCTGGCCATCGGGGGCACGCTGGCCAACGGCATGGTCATCTATCTCGTGTCGTCCTTCCGAAAGCTTCAGACGACCAGCAACGCCTTCATCGTGAACGGCTGCGCCGCCGACCTCAGCGTCTGCGCCCTCTGGATGCCGCAGGAGGCGGTGCTCGGGCTCCTGCCGGCGGGCTCCGCGGAGCCCCCCGGGGATTGGGACGGCGCCGGGGGCAGCTACCGCCTGCTGCGGGGCGGGCTGCTGGGCCTCGGGCTCACCGTGTCCCTCTTGTCCCACTGCCTGGTGGCCCTGAACCGCTACCTGCTCATCACGCGGGCGCCCGCCACCTACCAGGCGCTGTACCAGCGGCGCCACACGGCGGGCATGCTGGCGTTGTCCTGGGCGCTAGCCCTGGGCCTCGTGCTGCTGCTCCCGCCCTGGGCGCCGCGTCCGGGCGCCGCGCCCCCGCGCGTCCACTACCCGGCCCTGCTGGCCGCCGGGGCGCTGCTGGCGCAGACGGCGCTGCTGCTGCACTGCTACCTGGGCATCGTGCGCCGCGTGCGCGTCAGCGTCAAGCGGGTCAGCGTCCTCAACTTCCACCTGCTGCACCAGCTGCCCGgctgcgccgccgccgccgccgccttccCGGGCGCCCCGCACGCGCCGGGCCCGGGTGGTGCTCAGCTCCCGGCGCAGGCTCAGCCCCTGCCCGCGGCGTTGCACCCGCGGCGGGCGCAGCGGCGTCTCAGCGGCCTGTCGGTGCTGCTGCTCTGCTGCGTCTTCCTGCTGGCCACGCAGCCGCTGGTGTGGGTGAGCCTGGCCAGCGGCTTCTCGCTGCCCGTGCCCTGGGGCGTGCAGGCGGCCAGCTGGCTCCTGTGCTGTGCCCTGTCCGCGCTCAACCCGCTGCTGTACACGTGGAGGAACGAAGAGTTCCGCCGCTCGGTGCGCTCAGTCCTGCCCGGCGTCGGCGACGCGGCggccgctgctgccgccgccacGGCCGTGCCCGCGGTGTCCCAAGCTCAGCTGGGCACTCGCGCCGCCGGCCAGCACTGGTGA